A region of Williamwhitmania taraxaci DNA encodes the following proteins:
- a CDS encoding methyl-accepting chemotaxis protein encodes MKVTDIKLNVRLNLVVGSMALIIITFLGTFTYLNQKTRLLTDLNTNITQLVNNMTVLVNTQVTSNQEKVNSYTKVFEDLYYSSGTTTFSGTPVTTEVTDQVSNQQSSETIFPLQLAGKSLYQNFNLVDKIKELTGGSATIFQKTSKGYLRISTNVTNSSGNRAVGTYIPNNSPVVQAIEQGQSYKGRALVVDNWYLANYTPIKISNKIAGMLYTGVKEKDIDQLKTAFASQQILQSGFLSLINSSGEVYIHPTVEGSNVAKETYFTRLNTEKGDGINTFEEKDSKGENTLYFSKYVANIDSFVIISVATQEVYAPIKALRNLVVLTVFFTLVIFIVVLSIFSRSITKPLQKGVMFSNTVADGDLRTSLAIDQNDEVGELANALNRMTVKLREVVTQIDTGATSIADASQQFSISSQQLSHGANTQASAVEQISSSMEEMVSNINQVSENARQTEKIATSATINMAQVKASALDSMQAVKLIAEKIKIITDIAFQTNILALNAAVEAARAGEQGRGFAVVAAEVRKLAERSKIAADEIVLLSKQGVSLSEKSASLAESIMPEMEKTTNLVQEISAASAEQALGAEQVNNAIQQLNEITQENAASAEEMATSAEELTSQSEQFLEIIGYFNTKQ; translated from the coding sequence ATGAAAGTAACTGACATCAAACTCAATGTAAGGCTAAACCTAGTTGTAGGGTCAATGGCACTAATAATCATTACATTTCTTGGTACATTCACTTACTTAAACCAGAAAACGAGGCTACTAACCGACCTCAACACGAACATAACCCAATTGGTTAACAACATGACCGTATTGGTTAATACACAAGTCACCTCAAATCAAGAAAAAGTGAACTCCTACACTAAAGTTTTTGAGGATCTCTACTACAGTTCAGGAACAACAACATTTTCAGGAACACCGGTGACTACAGAAGTTACTGATCAAGTCAGCAATCAGCAATCATCAGAAACCATTTTCCCACTTCAACTGGCCGGAAAATCGCTCTACCAGAATTTCAACCTTGTAGATAAGATCAAGGAGTTAACCGGAGGCAGCGCAACCATTTTTCAGAAAACCAGCAAAGGCTACCTGCGCATTTCTACTAACGTAACGAACTCAAGTGGCAACAGAGCAGTAGGCACTTACATACCCAATAACTCCCCAGTAGTACAGGCCATCGAGCAAGGCCAATCCTACAAAGGAAGAGCATTGGTAGTGGATAATTGGTACCTTGCCAACTATACCCCTATAAAAATAAGCAACAAAATAGCAGGAATGCTTTACACTGGAGTTAAGGAGAAAGATATCGATCAGCTGAAAACTGCTTTCGCCTCTCAGCAAATTTTACAAAGTGGTTTTTTATCCCTTATCAACTCCAGTGGCGAGGTGTATATACATCCAACTGTCGAGGGCAGCAATGTTGCAAAGGAGACCTACTTTACGCGCTTAAACACCGAAAAGGGAGACGGTATCAATACGTTTGAAGAGAAAGACAGCAAGGGTGAAAATACTCTTTACTTCTCAAAATACGTTGCCAACATTGATTCATTTGTAATCATTTCGGTAGCAACTCAGGAAGTTTATGCGCCAATAAAAGCACTGAGGAACCTTGTTGTTCTAACGGTCTTTTTCACTTTAGTGATTTTCATTGTGGTTCTCTCGATTTTTAGCCGATCGATAACCAAACCACTGCAAAAAGGAGTAATGTTTTCGAACACGGTAGCAGATGGAGACCTTAGGACTAGCCTCGCCATCGACCAGAACGATGAGGTGGGAGAACTTGCAAATGCACTAAACCGTATGACTGTTAAGCTACGAGAGGTTGTGACCCAAATTGATACAGGTGCTACAAGCATAGCGGATGCAAGCCAGCAGTTCAGCATTAGTTCACAACAGTTAAGCCACGGTGCCAACACACAAGCATCGGCAGTAGAGCAAATCTCCTCATCAATGGAAGAGATGGTTTCGAATATCAATCAGGTTTCGGAGAATGCGCGGCAAACTGAAAAGATTGCTACTTCTGCTACAATCAACATGGCTCAAGTAAAGGCGTCAGCCCTTGATAGCATGCAAGCGGTGAAACTAATCGCAGAGAAAATAAAGATAATAACCGACATCGCATTTCAAACCAATATTTTGGCTTTAAATGCGGCGGTGGAAGCAGCAAGGGCTGGTGAGCAAGGTCGTGGGTTTGCAGTTGTAGCGGCAGAGGTTCGAAAACTTGCCGAACGAAGTAAAATTGCTGCCGACGAAATCGTTTTACTATCAAAACAAGGAGTTTCACTCTCGGAAAAATCAGCCAGTTTAGCCGAATCTATAATGCCGGAGATGGAAAAGACCACCAACTTAGTTCAAGAAATTTCAGCAGCCTCGGCAGAACAGGCATTGGGAGCGGAACAAGTAAACAACGCAATACAGCAACTCAACGAGATTACCCAGGAAAATGCGGCATCAGCTGAGGAAATGGCAACATCGGCAGAAGAGTTAACCAGCCAATCGGAACAATTCCTTGAAATAATTGGATACTTCAACACGAAACAATAA